The sequence below is a genomic window from Chaetodon auriga isolate fChaAug3 chromosome 8, fChaAug3.hap1, whole genome shotgun sequence.
GTACACACATATAGTGCATGTCCCCCTCTTGATGAATTCTAGTCACTCTAGGACCCCTGGccttttcctccagcaccaccattGGATCAATATTTGTTCAACACTTTGCACCTGAAACACTAATAAAATTTCCATCAGCAtattgtgtttagtgctaattggcaaatgctaacatgctgacaggCTAACCTAGGATGATGAACGTGGTAAACATTACATAtacttaacatcagcatgttaacattcatgttatgagcatgttagcatactcatgttagcatttagcacaaagcatcactgtgtataagtacagtctcacagagctgtcaGAGTTGTCACCTGTAACATTATACCTACTCTGCTGAATGAAAGAATCTaagtttctaaaaaaaaaaaattacaaaaatcagAGTCATTCATTGTTgaatgtttcatttattttatttctatattaTGTTGTCAGGAAACACTGAGGGGCTGGCGAGAGACAGAGCGTAACAGACAACTGGAAAGCTGGAAAATCCAACAGCTGGAGGCCAAACCTGTCACAGAGGTCAAGGTGGATgatacagagacagaagaagaacctCTTATGCAGTCAGGAAGAGAGACTTTTGTGGATGAATTTACCGAGGAGGAATTTATAATCCCCAAATCAATAAATGGGATGCTGCCATCTAAAGAAGCAGAGGAACAGTATCAGCCTCCATATGATGTGGCCACTATCAACACTGTTGTATCTTTTTTGCACTCCCAACCCAGTGACAACAAGCAGAAATTAATGCGGAAGAGCTGTGCTAGTCAGCAACTCAAAGGATACGAATGGATAGAAATGGGAGTGAGAAAACAACAAGTTGACATCCATACAGAGGAACCAGAGGAGATAGTTGAATTCCTCAGGACAAAGGAGCGAAGGGTGGCCGGGAACCACAGAGTGCAGTCTGCCCCTAATCTGGATCATTTCACTCACAGTATTGCAGCTCATCCATTCAAATACAACACAACTCGGCCACATACTCTCTTACTAGATGGATATCCAGATATTGACTACCCAATGGATGAAGATAGTAATTCACAACCTCCTTACCAACTCACAATATCCAGGGAGGGGCCTGAGATTTTGAGATCACCAAGTGAAGAAGGAATATCAACAGCGACAGACTCAGATTCCCAGTCTGTAAACCTGGACACCAGGAGAAATTCCAGCCACAGCCAGTCTGGAGACATGGAGACAACTCCAGAGGCCTGGAGTTTCTCCAAAAATTTGAAGTCACCCGGGTTACGGAGGAGGAGGCCAATAAGCACCCATCAGGGCTCCTCCACTGAGACATCTAGGCAGTTCTTCCAGGGCTCAGAACCAGCTTGGCCTGCTTCTTTTTCCAGCTCTGACTCAGACTACAAGCCAAATACCAAGAGGAACACTGTTCCTTTCACCAAAAGCTCAGATTCACATCGGGTGCTAAAGCTCGGCTCCCTGAAGCCAAACCAAGGGATGTTTTGGAACACGCAAGATAGAATCTCCCCAGACCCCCAAACATTGTCTGAATCTGAGCTGCCTGAGCTTAACTTCTATAACAAAAGGCTCAAAATGAAAAGCCAAAGCAGTTCCTCCATTCCTAACATCATTATTGAAGGAAGCCATGACCTTGAGCTGCCCTCCAGCAGTCTGTACACTTTAGCCCAGGTACGGGATCCACAATCCCCCATTGCAGGACACAATCCCAACGGTCACACCTCACCTCTGGAGGGTCTTTTggaaagagccagagagagagatggcttgaaaagagacagacatttgAAAATGAGCAACTTGAGGTCAAAGTATCCTCCCCCTTCCCCCTTGTTTTCCACCACACCATCACCAGCGCCcagtgatggagaaagagacactgagtgggaggaggaggtggcgcTAATGAGACACAGAGCTCTCACAGTGAGTAAAGGGTGGAAGGAGCAGCtggtggatggagatggagatgaagatgagaagAGGGACAGGTTAGTATGCCCTTAAGTGTCCTTCCCTTTCACCTTAGTCACTTCTTGACTGATGAACACATGTTCTGGGTAATgtctggattttattttgataactttattaatcccatgAAGGGAAAAAGCATTTGGGTTCCCTTACACAAACCACGCGATCATTAGCCAGTTAGTCATTGTCAGACAAGAAACCATgcaaatatcacacacacacacacacacacacacacacacacacacacacacacacacacacgcactcattAAAACTGGCATGTGACTCAAGAGTGAAATTTCATCTTTCCAATTACACAATGACTTAAGTAGTCCCAGTCTTTGTCCCTGACAGCCACAGTTTTGCATGTAGAGCCTTAAATTTTCTAAGCAGCCATCTacaaagaaaaggcaaaacacaacaaaaaaccacaggaggaaaggaaacacTACACAACAGGCTGGACTTTGGTACCATGTATTTGTATTCTCATGAAGGTCAGAGGTTAAACTCAGCTACACAGGAGCGTCCCTGGAGCTTGTGTTGATTCAGTATCTCACTCAAGGATACTTGAAAAGGGTGGAGGTCCTCTGTTTGAAAGAGGAGCTCCATCCTGCTGATCTACCTATTGCTGAAGTTCAAGTCAATGTCTCCATTTACTTGACAGACGTTTTGCTTCACCAGCTTTGAATAATAGACACGTTAGGATGCATGTTCTTTTCATACTTTGCTCTGTGCTGCTTAACTTTATTTGTTTCCCCCTCAGttggaaaatgtctttttgcGCTGTCAGACCTTTACTATTGAAATTAGTTTTCAGCGTTGAGTAGGCTGGTAATGGACAGACTGTTCTGTGAGAATGGAAACTTAAAATTACCCTGCGGTCTTCGTGTTTCGAAGCACAGAGCAGGCAGAATGCTGTATCTCATAAAACTTTGCAGAAAATTTTGTCGAATATTTTAAATTGTGGATCATTTACATCAGAAACTCCACAAGACACTTCGACGGTTTCCTTGTTAAATAACCAATTTAATTACTTTTTACTTATCTAATTGCTAACATTATACAATATATTTATCAGAGCCTTAATTAAGCTCTTTGTCTATTTTAATGTTCTCATAATTTCTCTTGCAATTTTAAACACTGTTTAGGTATTTTATACTTTTTGGGCTCTTAATCAGCATGATTAAGATGCAGGCgattataataataaaattacaaTGCACTGTCCAACTTCATGCAGAGTGGCAGCTTTTGAAGGGAGACTGAGCCTGAGCACAAGAGGTCTTCAGTAGTCGGGAAAGTACTTGCACATTGTTACAAAATCATCTGTTTTCACCCTGTGTTTCCATCTCCTCTTCAGTGTTGTCTTTACGGACGGTGTAAATGTGGACTGGTCAGGTTGGTGCTTTGGTGATGATGACGTCTTGGATCATTTACACCCTGGAGTCGAGGGCCTTCTCGAGGGCATCAGTCGATCTTTGGCCTTTTGGGATCTGCACAGACATTCAGAGCAAGAAGACGGGGAGTGCGGTCAAATATAGCTCTGAGGCTGCACTGCAGAGTGGATCCAAAACTAGACTGCAAATGGACTGAATTATGCAAACTCAAAGTTCAGTCCATGAACGTCAACTACAGAGGGACAAAGTAATGCAGACAGTCTGCTTTTTTATGAAAAGCTGAAGCgcacaaagtgaaaaaagatCAAATAGAATAAAGAAACGTGTGTATCACTTCAATCTGGATTCATGGCCAATAATAACTCTGTAAAGAATGTAAAATAATGGAGTATATTTTTGTAATAATACATAAGCATGTGCTCACTGTTTTGTGTAAATATgatgaaatattattttttataaatTACTGTGTATATTATTTATAGCAGTAatattttcctctctcattGACCTGAGAGTGATGTTTGGATATAATGTGATAAATAAAGCCAGCTTTATTTCTGATAAATgaattttatttgtaaaacattttattctcaGTATGCACATGGAAACAAATCCTCACATATGGCTGAATAACTGAAAATAGTTACAAAGATAATATACAACATTTCAAATACTGCTACATCATCTGCtcagaaaatactgtatttacaaAACTTGTGCAAACAAAAGTCTCCCAACGTATTGCAGGCATGAAGAAGCTGGGTCTCGCTTCAGTTCTGTGCTGTGAGGTCTGTCCTGCGATGCCTCTGCTTTGATGTGTCtttactttttctctctcttcctttctctctcctcccgcTCATTGGAGGTGGTATGAACAATCGTCTCCAGCGCAGGGTACTGAAAGATCCTTTTCCTCTGTGGACAGAAGATATGCAAAATCGTTTAAATGAGCAACAAGAGTCAAACTCAAGAAGTGATGCATGAATGCATACATGTATGTATCTTTGATTAATATTTTGCGGGAGGTTTTTTAATATCTATAAGAATTAGAAATCAGTTAATGAGTTATGGTAATTTCTTTCCAGTCAAACTTTTATCATGAGACAAAGACAATAATTTCCCTTATTTCAAGATTTTGCAAGAAATGTAGAAACTGTCTcatactttgttttttctttttctccccccaaATACAAGTTTTTCAGTAGAATTtaacaaaggaggaaatgagTTTTTGAACAACAGTAGTTTTCACAGCGCTGTGAACTATAGATATTTACCCTTTGGTGGTTCTTGCACATCTTaaccaaaaccagcagcagaaccAGGAGGAGAAGGCTGAGACCGACCACAGCGGCGGTGTTATGTGAGGGGCTTGATGATTTTTGTCCACTCAGACCACCTGCAGGGAAAAACCATATAAACAGAGTCAGATAAAAGCACAATGTttcatatttgtatatattaaACAAATTATAATTTTGCATCAGCATCAATGCAGTATATTCCAAAAAATATCAAAAGGCGACACAAAATATCTAAAGGCAGCACACGTATATATTTATTTGTGGCatgtaattaaaaataaaaaaacatccagaaGAGAGAACTTACTCATCAGCTGAATGTGGGACGTTACGTTTCCCAAAATGCCCTCTGTCCCGTAGAAACGACATGCCCATTCGCCTTGGTTCTCCTCTGACATTTTACTTATTCTCAGAGTCTTCCCCTTCTGGACGGACCCAAATGACTGGGTGCCGTTGAGGTCATAGACCACATGAACCCACTCGTAGTCGGTGACATCGCTCGAGTCGGACAGTTGGCAGGTCAGTGTCATGGCGCCTCTTTCCTTTGACGTGATTCTGCTGTCAACTGAGAGAAGAACAAGACAATAAAGTTGGCTTTTGATGACAAAGATTAATGTTACTCAAGCTTAAACTGAATCCATGGAGGCTTACTTTTGGCAACGACGAGCTGCATATCTCGAGTCAGCCGTTGTCCTTCTACAGTCCCAGAGCATCTGTACCGGCCCTCATCCTCAAACCCAACCTCTTTCAAACTGGCAGACTTATCCAGAGGGAACTGAGAGGAcggtgaggatggagagaaagaggcagaaaggtGACCAGGAGCGAGTCTAAAAATAGACTCAGGTTTGAGTTTCTCCCAGAGTGTGTTAGAGGGGGTTAAACCAGGGGAGAAGACACAGGGGAGTGTGACCGCAGACCCCACAGCAGCATACACTTTGGTATTGTctttggatggatggatgattcCTGTGACAGAAAGGCAATGAAAGATGAGATTTTAAGAACATCCGCCAAGGAAAAAAGATGAAGCACACAGCCTttcttcaaataaaata
It includes:
- the lag3 gene encoding lymphocyte activation gene 3 protein; this translates as MMLLECFIFAVMTVLMTGAQCEETEVFAEAGSQAVLPCKCSPSSPYPSNIIWTKDKKGTVWRKEKGGMQFWASSLSKENQRVRCPHSQFERGDYSLQINSVRKEDGGRYTCMVDYGGQVTANVVILRIMEVSISSLVPVWGNDVTITCNVTPGLHGAAFQWMLNNSPFMSRPGIVFNSNGVESVVREKATARLTGNWTCVMGYKDKEWQASAALTVKGIIHPSKDNTKVYAAVGSAVTLPCVFSPGLTPSNTLWEKLKPESIFRLAPGHLSASFSPSSPSSQFPLDKSASLKEVGFEDEGRYRCSGTVEGQRLTRDMQLVVAKIDSRITSKERGAMTLTCQLSDSSDVTDYEWVHVVYDLNGTQSFGSVQKGKTLRISKMSEENQGEWACRFYGTEGILGNVTSHIQLMSGLSGQKSSSPSHNTAAVVGLSLLLLVLLLVLVKMCKNHQRRKRIFQYPALETIVHTTSNEREERERKREKK
- the plekhg6 gene encoding uncharacterized protein plekhg6; the protein is MDPTKPSLSSKAPHVNNGGGNESLMGEALVPRRDGADGERQRDAETREPDIVNGMTAAADINSHHRGSADKNKSSTPDFQRRTKQKVVTDFSTMTKGASAGAKPRAALRQVLFSQGVSEKNPPSEERGQLDVLKQYLGTYAVPVSLKWRWKEESQGATLEKNWTDIVNSHSTMSKTQRHQQEALWEFVHTELTYINKLLIIKDLVIAALVNLHQHGFLLEVTPELLFSNLPSILIAHQLFWQEVIYPMLHEVRSTGKPFDPMRLEAGCLQFHQRFSSYQHYCWEEENNLEFTRRQMESNPHFLTFVQWVETHPQCERMRLGDMQAKPHQRITKYPLLLKAVLKTTQDPDVQHTLRRILSSVNSFLDSINDYLRQKDEELALSISAQRVEGYEVEGINEDIDKHVREICQFDLTCPIRGVGPEVVRKLLLEENLKIRGRKDSKLEVVALLFSDVLLMTKVQKKGERLKVVRPPLALDRTYCIALKDGCSFVLVEVGELRSAMNVYIFAASTSESCSTWVSTIHQAKETLRGWRETERNRQLESWKIQQLEAKPVTEVKVDDTETEEEPLMQSGRETFVDEFTEEEFIIPKSINGMLPSKEAEEQYQPPYDVATINTVVSFLHSQPSDNKQKLMRKSCASQQLKGYEWIEMGVRKQQVDIHTEEPEEIVEFLRTKERRVAGNHRVQSAPNLDHFTHSIAAHPFKYNTTRPHTLLLDGYPDIDYPMDEDSNSQPPYQLTISREGPEILRSPSEEGISTATDSDSQSVNLDTRRNSSHSQSGDMETTPEAWSFSKNLKSPGLRRRRPISTHQGSSTETSRQFFQGSEPAWPASFSSSDSDYKPNTKRNTVPFTKSSDSHRVLKLGSLKPNQGMFWNTQDRISPDPQTLSESELPELNFYNKRLKMKSQSSSSIPNIIIEGSHDLELPSSSLYTLAQVRDPQSPIAGHNPNGHTSPLEGLLERARERDGLKRDRHLKMSNLRSKYPPPSPLFSTTPSPAPSDGERDTEWEEEVALMRHRALTVSKGWKEQLVDGDGDEDEKRDSVVFTDGVNVDWSGWCFGDDDVLDHLHPGVEGLLEGISRSLAFWDLHRHSEQEDGECGQI